gggtgtgtgttgtccttagtgtaagttcgtttaacaaggggaggccgccaattgtgaaattcagattcgattcatactgtgcataataaaagctcatggccagaggtgtaatgtggcaaagcaccaagatgcacttctcagccgttgtcgagaaaatcgacagttaaaagaaaccgttgcggcgaaatactctctacgcttattaacaattttctgcagcgtcgtgacgcagcggtaagcgctcgggttcgtaatcccaaggtcaccggatcgaatctcgcgccatgcaacgttttttattttgttttttgtaattcatacgtatacacacacacacacacacacacacacacacacacatatatatatatatatatatatatatatatatatatatatccatcgtccaccaccaattgtcttctccgatttttgccgatatgatacgatacgcgtggtatgcatcaaacctgacgaacgatagaacaattttttcagataatttaaaaaacaattgttcttgtaaaaacgcattgtttatcagatgtgctcgatgtcgtgctgttttttgctttccatgtttctatgataactatctcTCTGGTTCGTGCGACACTCCAggtacttctggtcactaattgttaattatgtgcgattgtataccgaacttttcaataaattgcatccacttgaatactatttgtgatattgtgctttatttcaagttttatttttccacgacaaacgactttcaacaacttattatatgcgtaattgttgcaactgattggcgggaattatatatatatatatatatatatatatatatatatatattacaaaaaaacaaataataaaaaacagttgcatggcgcgagattcgttccagcgaccttcggattacgaacccgagcgcttaccgctgcgccacgacgctgcagaaatattttaatcgtagagagtatttctccgcaacggtttcttttaactgtcgattttctcgacaacggctgagaagtgcattttggtgctttgccacattacacctctggccatgagcttttattatgcgcagtatgaatcgaatctgaatttcacaattggtggcctccccttgtaagttagattaagtagtgtgtaagcttagggagcgatgacctcagtagtttgatcccataggacctaaccaaaaatttccaaatattcTTACTCAATTGCTTTCATGACGCTCATGATCGTCAGCCATTAACTGTCCATTGCTGGATACTGACCTCATCCAAACTTCTCCATACATTACGTTCTTTGGCTTTCTGCATTCATATTTGTTCTGCTCGTTGCGTTACTGTAGTAGTCCCAGTTGCTGCCTACTAATTAGCCATCCAAGGATAACAGGGTTTCAAACGAAGCAGCATGGCACCTGCGATAGTCACGTCAGAAGCCCAGTCTGATGCTTGGGCAGGACAGGTCCAACGACACGAGACTAGAGACACGTCCCCAGAGTAAATGATCTTCAGCTGGGCCGGAGGCCTTCGCGAGCGTTGTTGGGACAAAAAGGCCTGCTTGTTGTCACACAGAACTGAAAAGCGCTGTCCCAGGTCGCAGGCATTGTGTATGCAGCAATACAGCCTGTCTTATGGCAACATGTGAAGTGCAGGAAGCTGAGGCAGTAGTAGGACAGCGCCTGCTACCGGATTTCAGTAATTAGTGGTCCACTTGTGGCCCACTCAGGCCGCTGCTGCAGCAACGTAGGCAATCCATCTTCCATTAGATCGCCATCAAGGTCATTTCTTATCAACAGTAATGAAACACAGAATAATATCCCTTGGTCCACAGTCACTCATTTCACCTCGCTGTATGCCCACGCAGTTTTTACTTTAGTCTGAGAGAGGTCAATGTGCTTGCAACCTACCATCACTGCCTACAGTTTACATTGTCTATAGATGAAACAGAGCTTATGTATTTCAAAACGTTCGTATGGACTTTCCGAAGATTATGTGAAAGTCAGTTATCGTCTTTTTACATTTAACTACTGAAACAAAAAGTATTGGGATTGCATGTAATTGATGACTGCCATTTATGCTCTAACGGAAACGCATCTGTCTGTAATTTACGAGCTGACAACAGTTAACCGTTTCAAGCGCATTGGGAAACAGACTCATGTATCTCAGAAAGAAATAATTAGTACTGCAAGAAGAATAAATTGAACTAAGGTGGGTGCAAATCTTATGAAACAGTGTAGTGGAATTCGTCTCATAGTCGATCTTCTCTGTCAATGCTCGTGTTTACGTTTTTTGTATAGTCTGAAACAACCCTGAACCTTACTTAACTGCAAAAGCTCTGACCtctgaaaacacacaaaaaaagggAAGAGTCTCTgtccgaacaaatggttcaaatggctctgagcactatgggactcaactgctgaggtcataagtcccctagaacttagaattacttaaacctaactaacctaaggacaacacacacatccatgcccgaggcaggattcgaacctgcaaccgtagcggtcgcgcggttccagactgtagcgccagaaccgctcggccaccagcggccggctctgtcTGAACATTTGGCGAAAGTTGGTCTCCACTATTTGCTGGCTGTGCTGCTACATTTGCCATCAGTCTTCTGTACAAGTAATTAGGAAGAAATGTAATACTCGGGGAGAGGTGAAATATACTAGGTATTTATTAGTGCCGGTGGAAATAAACGGGAGATACAATAATTATTGCATGGCCTGTTGTAGACTGTGAGAATACATAACCGTGTTGTTGCAAGACCAACAAGGAACACATGAAAACAGATCGGCACATCGACACCAGAATTGTTAATAGCACGCTCTGTTAGGAAATGACTCCTTTTACTGAATATGTAGACATACATAGAACTTCTTCAGTCAACATCAAAATTAAAACTGAGTCCAAAAGATGTAAATTACAGTATATACTCGTAAAAATAATGATTTCAAGGAATCGAATTTGCTTGCTACTGACAAGGAAACCACctcccccatcgcaccccactcagattgcGTGGTAAGATGGCCGAGTGGATAGACGGTAAAAGAACTGAGCACAggtcaagcgtgaaaacaggaagaaggtgtgcccTGAAGTTTGAAAGCAAAGGGAAATACATACAATGAGCAGTTCAAGCGCAACAAGTGCAACATTGAAGAAGTTGTAAGAGCGATgacgtcgtggttatgtggtcacgatTTTTATTTTCTTCACAACTCTGTGAAGTGTCCCgtctggtcattgaaatgttttgttctctttctgtagtcttggcagttgtcatactatatatTGGTTATGGAATATGAGTCATGTGTTCCATCacctttcgggcgtgcactcgggacagcgacaattcttcttgctatatacatcttatctatgactagcgcagtagtggcgactttgatatctttgacgcatgtgctttcaatcctcagcagctttgtatcacgtgactctcctTATAAATAGGACGCGCgaacgctatgaactcagtctccgactcgccttgaagatggctgaggggtttctagccgaaatatcgcaagaagcattgtcgctgtcccgagtgcacacccgaaagatgatggaacattatgtccgccgggaaaacttcaagaatcacatgagtcatgtggtaagaatacattactgtatcaagtaaatgtgatgaacagtgaaggTAGGCGACATACCTCAcagaaccagaatgagatttttcactctgcagcggagtgtgcgctaatatgaaacttcctggcagattaaaactgtgtgcgcgaccgagactcgaactcgggacctttgcctttcgcgggcaagtgctctaccatctgagctaccgaagcaagcctcccgcccggtctcacagctgtacttctgccagtatctcgtctcctcccctccaaactttacagaagctctcctgcgaacctttggaaggtaggagacgagatactggcagaagtaaagccaacACCCTCTAACATACAGGCCTCCCAGCCAAGACGAGTAGGCCATGTGACGTCACTTTCACTAGGCTAGTGGTGGAAAGACAGATTTTGCTACAACTAGCGctgctggtggccaaaactggatctAATAGCCATACCAACCATGCAACAAAAGGCACCGGTAGAATACATTGTTCGTTTAATTGAAAATGAGTATATGAAGCACTGCAAGAAAAAGTAGCACCGTTTACAAAGCAATATGCGATAAGAAATCTGCACCGTGAGATGCTGTGCTTAATTTGTATGGATTTACCTTTATAAGCAATTCGAAATTCTGTGTTTATGTTGGCTAACCTACTCGggaaacaaaacttgtgttctGTTTACTTTCAAAGTATAGTGGTTGATTCGTCGAAATTACATCTCCGTTTAACTCTGAGATTTGATTTAATCGTTCGAAATGGTGTATAAGTGTTGTGTTCCACGTTGTAGAGGAAATTACGAAAATGGGCCACGAGTAGTggtgttttcttttcctaaaaGCACTGAACTACAGCAGAAATGGATATCTGCAATACATCGTGAAAATTTCCAGGCTACACAGAATTCGAAGGTAAGCTCAGGTTCTTTACAATTCAGTTAGATTGTCTCAGGGTGTGTGTTCTTTAATTTAGAGAGCGGGAGCAACTAATCACATATTTAAGTAGCACGCTCTTTAGATGTTCATTAACAGCTGAATTCGATTGACTTGATGTCCTTCTCTAGAAGATCAACTgcattacatacattactgagtcactggaaaactgtgatTTACTTATGCAAGAATAGCTTTAGCCCTTTAACCTGAAATACCGAGTGAACAATAATCGATTTGATCTGAAGATAACTGACACTAATCCCATGTGTTAGCATTAGTACCCTCGGGATTATTACATGTAGCtgataaaagattttctcattatttcagggTCTGCGAGCTCCACCTCACTGAAGACCTCATTCtgaaacacagtgaatatttcgacagttccacagggaagaaatattctgtgccactaTCAAAACCTCGTCTTAAAACAGGAGCCATACCATCCATTCTGCCTAACTGTCCGAAGTATCTTTCGTCAGCGTCTAGAAAATAGAGACTTAGAAATAGCTATTGCAGCAAGTGTAGCAACTCATGCTcagtatgaacaggaaagacattttGTGGACTTTAATGGTTTTGTTAAATGTTTAGAGGGTATCAAGCTGCCTAATGACTGGCATCTGATAAAGTCAGAAAGTTCCATAACTTTTGTTCTAATAGACGTCAAAGGTATTCCCACACTTTTGTGTTCTGTTGTGGTGACTACTGACCTGAGCATGTATTTATATGAGGGTAAAAGTGTAATCTCAAAACTTGGTACAAGAAAGTTCCCTTTAACTATAAACCATTTAAATGACTTAATTAACACTATTGACAACTTGGAGAACTTTACTAGGAAAAACAATGGTAGCACTGGAAAAGACCACTTGCTATTCATTACTGATTATTTGAAAGATGTggcaaaacattttgatgagagtgaaagtaacaaaataaattttttatgtgagcAATTGAATCTAATGGGAGTCCACAAGAGCCATTACAGATACTCAACAGACTGTATTATATTTTGTAGTATTctattttcaatatcaccacatGCTTATAAGTTTATAAGAAGTACACAGTATCTTGTGCTACCTCATCCTAATACCCTGCATAAAATCTGTTCACATTTTCAAACAAACCCAGCAGCTGAGCAGCTAGGTGGCAATTTTCTGATGTATAtaaaacagaaattccagtttctttGTGAATCAGATCATGTTGTTTCACTAATGTTAGATGAAATACACTTGAAACCTTATTTAGACTTCACAGGAGGTAACATTTTGGGTGCTGCATTCAAttctaaaaatgtggcaactaGTGCTCAGGTTTTTATGATACAGAGTTTGTTGTCTTCATATAAAGATGTAGTCCACATTCTtccagtaaaaaatataaatggtGAAGGACTTTTCACTGTAATAAAGAAAACAATTTCCGGACTGCATGCAATAGGTTTTAAGGTAGTCTGTGTTGTTAGTGACAACAATTCAGTTAACAGAAGGGCAATGTCATTCGTTGCTTCCCCTCCTCAACTGTCAATTGTGTACAAACACCCCTGTGAAGACACTGATCctctttttttatgttttagattcTGTTCACATTTTAAAATGTGCCAGAAACAATTGGATTAATAAAAAAGATCCTGATCAGACAATTATGTACCCCCAGTttgaaacagattcagaaaatacacaGCTGTATATGGCCAGATTCTCTTCAGTTAAAAAACTTCATGACATAGAGTGTACACAGATAGTAAAATTTGCCAATAAGCTTAATTTAAAGTCTCTTTTTCCAAGTAACCTggagcgacagaatgtcaaactTGTACTTAATGTTTTCAATGAGATGACTGTCCAAGGTTTGCTAGCCTTGGGGGAACATCATCATATTGAAAGTTTTGAGAGCACtgctaaattcattaaattaatttgtacatggtggaaCATTGTTAATGTTAGCTCACCTGGTAAAGATATCCGTTTCAAGGATGCAATGCTGAAACCACTCTCGAGCACAAGTAATGAAAATATCAGATATTTAGAAAGATTTCTGTCATGGCTGGATAAATGGAAACATATATCTGATAGTACATTTGGATTATCCAGTGATACACATTTGGCCATATCACATACCACTCATGCCCTTCTAGAACAGACCAAGTATTGCACTGAGGAGctgaattttaaatatcttttgccAGGTAAGGTTCAGACAGATGCTCTGGAAGCAAGATTTGGAAAATATCGAACAATGGCAGGATCTCAGTATTTGGTATCTTTGAGACAGGTATTTGAAATTGAATCCAAGCTAAGAATTCAGACTCTGCTTTCCTTGAAAATTTCATCCTCTGCTCTTGGTGAAGTTGGCATAGATTTAGATTCTTTTGAAAgtgattgtgtagatgatattaccTTACCACCACCATCAAACTTTCAGAGTATAATGGATTTCAGTGAAGAACAAGttcagtctgttcaggaatacgtgcctgttttcacatacttgtcaggATACTGTGCCAGAGCTGTTCTTAAGAAGCTGAGgtgtgaaacatgtaaaatataCTTAGTGCTTGATAAAACATTATCCATAATAGAAAGTTATGAAAGCTATGGACTTCTAAGAAACGTAGATAGAGGTGGATTGTATTGCCCTAATAATGAGGTCATTAATGCTGTTATTTTCACTTATTTGATTGTTAAAAACTTGATGTCTGAAGAACATGAGCTCTCCTTCATGAGATGTACATCCCAGAGAAATCTAGTTGTAAGATTAGCTGTTGATGTAATTAAAAGGGAAGACTTTTTCCTAAGGGAATTTTCTTGTAGTCAGGTAGATCACACTGATGACAAAATTCTTCAGTCTGTAGTAAAAGTAGCATGTAATatatttctcaataattatgttaaaagAATTAATGACGGCCATATTGTcagtaaaatgaaaaagagaaaactgtcaactgtaaagtagtttagaataaattttgtgacaggttaacaaacatttacatttgtcattctCTCCTAATTCCTACTTTTCTCTACTTGATGTGTGTAGCTGCATTGCTTAAAATGAATGTGCATAAAATTAGGCCTATATTCTATTTACAATGATGTCATATCATTATCAAGAATATTCTGTTAAATATTTGAGAGTTTTGATGAGGGAGACAGACAAAGGTGTCAAACTTACAAAATCCCTGATTTTGCTTTGTGGGTTAAAGGTTagagtagattcagtttttgttctgtAGACTCAAAGATGATATGAGTCTCATGGGTGTGGGACATGTCAGaagatataacataaaaacataggaCACtttaatataatactcacttccctgatcattttgcCAGTAGATTGTCAAGATATCCAGATACTTTACAATAAACTGAAACTGCTAATATCTACAgaatgctacggccgcaggttcgaatactgccttgggcatggatgtgtgtgatgtccttaggttagttaggtttaaatagttctaagttctaggggactgatgacctcagaagttaagtcccatagtgctcagagccattggaatcatTTTCTACAGAATGTACACAGTCAGAACGAAACATAA
The genomic region above belongs to Schistocerca serialis cubense isolate TAMUIC-IGC-003099 chromosome 6, iqSchSeri2.2, whole genome shotgun sequence and contains:
- the LOC126484667 gene encoding uncharacterized protein LOC126484667, whose protein sequence is MYPQFETDSENTQLYMARFSSVKKLHDIECTQIVKFANKLNLKSLFPSNLERQNVKLVLNVFNEMTVQGLLALGEHHHIESFESTAKFIKLICTWWNIVNVSSPGKDIRFKDAMLKPLSSTSNENIRYLERFLSWLDKWKHISDSTFGLSSDTHLAISHTTHALLEQTKYCTEELNFKYLLPGKVQTDALEARFGKYRTMAGSQYLVSLRQVFEIESKLRIQTLLSLKISSSALGEVGIDLDSFESDCVDDITLPPPSNFQSIMDFSEEQVQSVQEYVPVFTYLSGYCARAVLKKLRCETCKIYLVLDKTLSIIESYESYGLLRNVDRGGLYCPNNEVINAVIFTYLIVKNLMSEEHELSFMRCTSQRNLVVRLAVDVIKREDFFLREFSCSQVDHTDDKILQSVVKVACNIFLNNYVKRINDGHIVSKMKKRKLSTVK